One Vicia villosa cultivar HV-30 ecotype Madison, WI unplaced genomic scaffold, Vvil1.0 ctg.002086F_1_1, whole genome shotgun sequence genomic region harbors:
- the LOC131637798 gene encoding NADH dehydrogenase [ubiquinone] iron-sulfur protein 3-like, giving the protein MPSWREFFRARKEYERGESIRYLYMDSQFLLRYCLYSLPGKWVYYFERSEHGNRYGTKTDYLFQFLCFLKLHTYTRVQVSIDICGVDYPSRKRRFEVVYNLLSTRYNSRILIQTSADEVTRISPVVSLFPSAGRWEREVWDMFGVSSINHPDLRRISTDYGFEGHPLRKDLPLSGYVEVRYDDPEKRVVSEPIEMTQEFRYFDFASPWEQHKRRIIQK; this is encoded by the coding sequence ATGCCAAGCTGGCGCGAGTTTTTTAGAGCAAGAAAAGAATATGAACGAGGAGAAAGCATTCGTTATCTTTATATGGATAGCCAATTCTTATTAAGATATTGTTTGTATTCTTTACCCGGAAAATGGGTTTACTATTTTGAAAGATCGGAACATGGGAATAGATATGGTACCAAAACGGACTACCTATTTCAATTTTTGTGCTTTCTTAAATTGCATACCTATACAAGGGTTCAAGTTTCGATCGATATTTGCGGAGTTGATTATCCCTCTCGAAAACGAAGATTTGAAGTGGTCTATAATTTACTGAGTACTCGGTATAACTCACGCATTCTTATACAAACCAGTGCAGACGAAGTAACACGAATATCTCCGGTAGTCAGTCTATTTCCATCAGCCGGCCGGTGGGAGCGAGAAGTTTGGGATATGTTTGGTGTTTCTTCCATCAATCATCCGGATCTACGCCGTATATCAACAGATTATGGTTTCGAGGGTCATCCATTACGAAAAGACCTTCCTCTGAGTGGATATGTAGAAGTACGCTATGATGATCCAGAGAAACGTGTGGTTTCTGAACCCATTGAGATGACCCAAGAATTTCGCTATTTCGATTTTGCTAGTCCTTGGGAACAGCATAAGCGACGGATAATTCAGAAATAA
- the LOC131637808 gene encoding uncharacterized tatC-like protein ymf16 encodes MVKSSINRCKPIHSYYEGFRCARISSYRICLTFLTGVTGMGVRVVGGEGNDNCRGGEVRIRSVRILIGLGLTWFTRYWFPEELISPLAKPFLTLSLDSYFVCTQSTEASPTYVATSSIACSYFVFPLISHQIWCFLIPSCYGEQRRKYNRFLYLSGSRFSLFLFLTLPRVVPNVWYFLYFVGATSTNSLMIKLQPKIYDHIMLTVRISFIPSVCSQVPVIVICLPEPRGLSVETFTNNRRFLMVFPLLTAALSTPPDIWCQIVARFLISSIIELTIFVASIVQVREEAGRVE; translated from the exons ATGGTAAAGTCTTCAATTAACCGGTGTAAGCCTATCCACTCTTACTATGAGGGTTTCCGGTGTGCTAGAATAAGCAGCTATAGAATCTGCCTTACCTTCTTGACTGGTGTTACCGGTATGGGAGTACGAGTAGTTGGTGGTGAAGGCAATGATAATTGTCGTGGGG GAGAAGTTCGAATCCGTTCCGTTCGGATATTGATCGGTCTTGGTTTGACATGGTTTACGCGTTACTGGTTCCCGGAAGAGTTAATATCTCCATTAGCTAAACCCTTTCTTACCCTGTCTTTGGACTCGTATTTTGTTTGTACACAATCAACGGAGGCCTCCCCGACATATGTTGCAACGTCTTCAATAGCATGTTCTTACTTCGTCTTTCCCTTAATAAGTCATCAAATTTGGTGCTTTTTGATCCCCAGTTGCTATGGGGAACAAAGGAGGAAATACAATCGATTCCTCTATTTAAGTGGTTCTCGCTTCTCCTTGTTCCTGTTCCTAACTCTTCCCCGGGTAGTTCCCAATGTTTGGTACTTTCTATACTTCGTGGGTGCAACATCAACAAATTCGCTCATGATCAAGTTACAACCTAAGATCTATGACCATATTATGCTAACTGTTCGTATTTCGTTCATTCCATCGGTATGCTCTCAGGTACCTGTAATTGTGATCTGTTTGCCAGAACCAAGGGGTCTTTCTGTGGAAACCTTCACGAACAATCGTCGTTTTTTGATGGTTTTTCCGCTTCTCACCGCTGCTCTTTCCACACCTCCGGATATCTGGTGCCAAATCGTCGCCCGTTTCCTTATTTCTTCGATAATTGAGTTGACTATCTTTGTGGCATCGATTGTACAAGTTCGCGAAGAGGCTGGACGAGTGGAATGA